The following nucleotide sequence is from Chryseobacterium sp. CY350.
CTTTCGGCGAAATAAATTGAAAAACCGTTATACTGAAAAAGGTAATAAAGCATTCTTTCAAAAATATGACAGATCGGCAAAAAGCTTAACACTCTTGTATCTTTATAATCTAAGCTTTTCTTTTTCGGAATTCGAGGAAAAGAACCTAAAACATTGGAAACAATATTTTCATGGGTTAACATTACGCCTTTCGGTTTTCCCGTAGTTCCCGAAGTATATATTAAAGTTGCTAAATCCTGTGTGTTGATGGCTTTAGAAAGATCTTCCACCTCAATTTGTGTAGAATCATCTTCTCCTAAATCTAAGATCTCTTTCCAGTTGGCAGCACCTGTAATGTTGTCAAACGTAAAAACTCCCTGAAGCGAAGGTACATTATGTTTGATCTTCATCACTTTCGCTAAAAGCTCTTTGTCTGAAACAAAACAGTATTTAATTTCGGCATTATTAAAGATAAATTCATAATCTTCAGGCGAAATACTTGGGTAAACGGGCACGGAAACAACTCCGATCTGCGAAATTCCCAGATCCATAATTGCCCACTCGGTTCGTGAGCTGGTAGTGATTAAAGCTATTTTATCTCCAGGCTTTATACCCAGCTTCAAAAGACCTCTCGAGATCTTGTTTCCCTGATTGATAAATTTCTGAGTTGAGGTTTTTTCCCATTCTCCCTGATGTTTTGTGGCAAACATGACATCATTTGGAAATTTTTCTAAAGCAAGATGAGGAATATCGAATAATCTTTTGATTGACATAATTTGTTATTTATTTAATAAAGAATTTAAATATAAGCATTTTTTTTAATTATAAATTCAGATTTTTCAAATAAAAAACCAAGTATTAGAATTTTGAATGTACAGATTGTTTTTTGCCTTTGATTTTAAAGCTAAAACCTTATGGATGCTGATAAAATTGTAGGCAAGCACACTAAATTGTAAATGTATTTTCAGATTTGGTTAAAAAGTGTAAATTTACGACCACTAATAATAATTTTTATGGACTTTAATTTATCAGAAGAACAGCTGATGATTCAGCAGGCAGCTAGAGATTTTGCACAAAACGAGCTATTACAAGAAGTAATAGAAAGAGACCGTGACCAGAAATTTCCTACTGAGCAGGTGAAAAAAATGGGAGAAATGGGACTTTTGGGAATGATGGTTGATCCTAAATACGGCGGTGCCGGGATGGATAGCATTTCTTATGTTTTGGCGATGGAAGAGATTGCAAAAATTGATGCTTCTGCAGCAGTTGTGATGTCTGTAAATAACTCTTTGGTTTGTGCAGGTCTTGAAAAATACGCTTCTGAGGAACAAAAAATAAAATATCTTACACCATTGGCAAGCGGTCAGGTAATCGGAGCATTTGCTCTGTCTGAGCCGGAAGCAGGTTCTGATGCTACTTCACAGAAAACAACAGCTGAAGATAAAGGTGATTATTACCTTCTAAATGGTGTGAAAAACTGGATCACCAATGGTGGAACAGCATCTTATTACATCGTGATCGCGCAGACTGATCCGGAGAAAAAACATAAAGGAATCAATGCTTTCATCGTAGAAAGAGGTTGGGAAGGTTTTGAGATCGGGCCAAAAGAAGATAAACTGGGAATCAGAGGAAGTGATACGCATTCTTTGCTTTTCAACAATGTAAAAGTTCCTAAGGAAAACAGAATTGGTGAAGACGGGTTCGGATTCAATTTTGCAATGGCTGTTTTGAATGGCGGTAGAATAGGGATTGCTTCTCAGGCTTTAGGAATTGCTTCCGGAGCTTACGAAATGGCGCTGAAATATGCTAAAACCAGAAAAGCATTTAAAACTGAGATCATCAATCATCAGGCAATTGCATTCAAATTGGCAGACATGGCGACTCAGATCACTGCCGCAAGAATGCTTTGTTTTAAAGCTGCGGTAGAAAAAGATGCAGGAAAAGATATTTCTGAGATCGGTGCAATGGCTAAATTATATTCTTCTCAGGTTGCGATGGATACGACGATTGAAGCAGTGCAAATTCACGGTGGATATGGTTATGTAAAAGAATATCACGTGGAAAGACTCATGAGAGATGCAAAAATCACTCAGATCTATGAAGGAACTTCTGAGATTCAGAAAATTGTAATTTCAAGAAGTATTTCAAAATAAAAAGACAAAAAACACTATTATGAAAAAATCTTGGTTGATCACTTTGGGAGTTGTTTTACTTCTTGTCGGAGTTTTTATCTGGTATAAATTTTTCTTCGTTTTCGGAGAAGGTGTGAAATCCGGATATTTGAATTATGCCATCAATAAAGGCTACGTTTTTAAAACCTATGAAGGCAAAATTATTCAGGAAGGTTTTGGAAAAGGTAAAACCGGAACGATTACGAGTTACGAGTTTGAATTTTCAGTCACCGACCCTGAAATTTTTAAGCAACTGGAACTCAATAGTGGTAAAACCTTTGATCTTCATTACAAAGAATACAACGGAACATTGCCTTGGCGAGGAAATACAAAGTATGTTGTAGATAAAATAGTGAATATGAAATAATCGTAAAAGGCTCTCTTCCGAGAGCCTTTTACTTTACACCAAATCACAAAATATTAATATGAAATATTAATTTCTACACTATATGATTACAAATCGCCAGTCAGGTTAAATATAATCAGAGATTTTATCAAAACTTTAACAGTTTCGTAATACAAATGTAAGAGGAATTTCAATTCAAAAATGCGTTGTACTAAAAATTTTAGTAATTTTTATTTAGAATCAATTTCCAGGAAGATTGTTCTTCTTCTTTTTGTAAAAATAATAGGCGGCTCCGGCGATTAGAAAAATAGGCCAAAGCGGAAGAAAGAATAAAAATATAGAAGTAATAACATCCCATCCTGAAGAAAC
It contains:
- a CDS encoding acyl-CoA dehydrogenase family protein; the encoded protein is MDFNLSEEQLMIQQAARDFAQNELLQEVIERDRDQKFPTEQVKKMGEMGLLGMMVDPKYGGAGMDSISYVLAMEEIAKIDASAAVVMSVNNSLVCAGLEKYASEEQKIKYLTPLASGQVIGAFALSEPEAGSDATSQKTTAEDKGDYYLLNGVKNWITNGGTASYYIVIAQTDPEKKHKGINAFIVERGWEGFEIGPKEDKLGIRGSDTHSLLFNNVKVPKENRIGEDGFGFNFAMAVLNGGRIGIASQALGIASGAYEMALKYAKTRKAFKTEIINHQAIAFKLADMATQITAARMLCFKAAVEKDAGKDISEIGAMAKLYSSQVAMDTTIEAVQIHGGYGYVKEYHVERLMRDAKITQIYEGTSEIQKIVISRSISK